TGGACCGAACTATTGAGCGTGACCTCCTCTGCCATTATTGACCCATAAAATTCGACGCCGCTGTTATTGACAACATGCGCGTTGGGCGCGTAGATGACGCCGTAGAAATTGACGCTGCTGTTAAGTTGCACATCACCGGTAGAGGAGATCATAACAACGAGGTCTGCCGGGTTTTGGCCCGTATTCATGATGCCCGAACTATTAACAGCGAACGTCCCGGTAACGTACATGACGGTCGGTCCCTCCACCCTTAGCGTTGCGCCACTATTAAGTGCAACCGAGGTGAAGTAGTATTCGCCTCCAGGCAATGTGAGGCTGTCGCTATCTGTATCGGAACTTTTGGCCGGGAGTTTAGGAATAATTATGGTAGGAATGAAAAAAATATGGGGTGGCTCCCTTTTTCACCTTTAATCTCCCTAGCTGGAATGAAGGACAGGCCCTAAGCGCCTTGACTTCATCCACCGTCCGCTGATAGCTTTCACTCGGAAGGCTATACGAAGGGTATAGTAGAAATGGCATTGGGCTTTCCAATTAGGCGCATTGATTGAAGCCATGTGTGGACGCTACACGCTCGCCACACCTACCGAGGCCCTGGCAGAGCTGTTCCAGCTTCAAACGGCCCTCCCCTCTTTGAGACCCCGGTACAACATTGCTCCCACGCAGCCCGTGGCGGTCGTCCGCCGATCCACGGAGGACGAGCGCGAAATGGTAATTATGCACTGGGGGCTCATCCCCTCATGGGCCAAAGAGCCGGACATAGGCAATCGGCTTATAAACGCACGTTCCGAAACAGTTTCTGAAAAACCCTCTTTCCGCTCAGCCTTCAAGCGTCGCCGCTGCCTCGTACCAACCGATGGTTTCTACGAATGGCAGCGTCTCAATAAACGAAAGCAGCCGCATTACATCCGCATGGGCGACGGAGAGCCGTTCGCCTTTGCCGGTTTGTGGGAACGATGGGATGGGCAGGACGAAACGGTGATTGAGTCTTGCACGATCCTGACGACTGAGGCCAACGCTTTTGTGCGACCAATTCATAATCGCATGCCCGTGATTGTTGAACCGGGAGATTACGATTTATGGCTTGAGACTGAGCCCGACAGGACTGGTGCGCTGACCCGGCTGATGCGTCCATATTCGGGAGACAGGCTGACCGCTTTTTCGATCAGCACATGGGTGAACAACCCAAAGAATGATGACGCCAGGTGCGTAGAACCCATAGAACAACCTAAAGATTAGCAACGGCCTCTCCCTGAACCCCGCCTCCTAGACTCAGGCTTGCGCCCCATTCAGACCCATGAGATAATACGCCTTCCAATTTCACCGTGAGCCGTTCCACCCGAACGGAAGAGCGGGAGTTGACTCATGGCAGGGGTTGATATCAATCGGAAATTCGGTCTGGACTACCACGGGATAGAAACCGTAAACCAGGCCTACTGGAACCTCCCGCCCGAGGGCCTATACGAGGAGGCCCTCAAGCGCAACGAAGGAAGGCTCGCCCAAAACGGCCCTCTCGTGGTCAGCACGGGCCAACACACGGGCCGCTCGCCTAACGATAAGTTCATCGTAAAGGAGCCGTCCAGCGAGGAGAAGATTTNNNNNNNNNNCCGGCCCATTGAGGAGGCCCAATTCGACGGCCTGCACCAGCGGATGCTGGCCTACCTTCAGGACAAGGACGTTTTCATCCTGGACTGCTACGCCGGGGCCGACCCCGCCTACAGGCTGCCCGCCCGCATCATCACCGAGCGGGCATGGCACAACCTGTTTGCCCGCAACATGTTCATTGGGATCGACAACCCAGAGGAGCTTGCCGCTCACAAGCCCGAGTACACCATCATCGACTGCCCTCGCTTCCAGGCTATCCCAGACGTTGACGGCACCAACTCCGAGACCTTCATCATCGTCAACTTCGGGGCAAAGCTCGTCCTCATCGGGGGGACCGACTACGGCGGGGAGATTAAGAAATCCGTCTTCACCTACCTAAACTACATACTGCCCCAGTCGGGGGTCTTTCCCATGCATTGCTCGGCCAACGTGGGCCGCGAGAGAGGGGATGTGGCCATCTTCTTCGGCCTCTCCGGCACGGGCAAGACGAGTCTCTCGTCAGACCCCCGCAGAAACCTCATCGGCGACGACGAGCACGGATGGTCCGACAGCGGAGTCTTCAACTTCGAGGGCGGCTGTTACGCCAAGGTCATCCGCCTCTCTCCGGACGACGAGCCGGAGATCTACTCGTGCACGGAGCGCTTCGGGACGATTCTCGAGAACGTCGTCATGAATCCCGCGACCCGCCGCACCGACCTCGACGACGACTCCCTGACGGAGAACACCCGGGCTTCATACCCCATCACACAGATAGATCGGGCCATCATACCCGGTATCGGGGGTCATCCCCAAAACGTCGTCATGCTCACCTGCGACGCCTTCGGGGTCCTGCCGCCTATCGCCAAGCTCACCCACGAGCAGACCATGTACTATTTCCTTTTGGGCTATACGGCCAAGGTGGCCGGCACGGAGAGGGGTATGGGTGATGAGCCGCAGGCAACCTTCTCCACCTGCTTCGGGGCCCCCTTCATGGCGCTCCATCCCTCCGTGTACGCCAACATGCTCGGCGAGAAGATCTCCACCCACGAAGCGACCTGCTGGCTCGTCAACACGGGTTGGACAGGGGGACCTTACGGGGTGGGGAGCCGAATTCACATCGGCCACACCCGGGCCATGGTGGATGAGGCCCTGAGCGGAGGGCTGGCCAGCGCCCCGACCACGGAGGAGCCGATCTTCGGCCTCCACGTCCCGACAAGCGTAAACGGGGTTCCCCCGGAGCTCCTTTCTCCACGGGCCTCGTGGTCCAACCCCAAGGGCTACGACGAAAAGGCCCGGGAGCTAGCGGGCAGCATTCGAGAGAACTTCTCCCAGTACGAAGGCGATGTTTCCGAAGGGGTTCTCGCCGCCGGTCCCAAAGTCAGCTAGCCCCGGGCAGAGTTGCTCGCCACAGGCCTCATTTCCAGCAGGTATTTTCCCAAACGAAAAATACAGGATAGTGGAGCTTGCCACCCGGCTTTTGCCTACTACCGATCGGTCCTCAGGCTTTGTCGCCAGAAGCGATCCCGGCGGCTGCAGATGGCCGAAGAGCCGCCGCCAGACGCTCTTTGAGCCACACGACCGTGGTTGCCCATCGGCTCCCATCGGTTTCCCGGCAAATTGCCAGGGCTTCCTCCGGTGTCTCGGCCAACAGTAGCTGTGTGCGGACCATGGGCTCGCGCAACAGGACGACCAAACCGTTGAGTAGCCTGAAGCCGGCACGACGTTTGCCGGGAGGAACGAGGAGGATACAGACGAAGTGGACCAAAGGGCCTGCGGGGCTATCGACGGCGATTCCGGCCGGGGAGCGACCTAGGGCCAAGCAGGGCCGGTCCACAGCTGGGCTGAAGGCGTGCACGATGGCGGCCTCGCCCTCACCGACCATGCTCGCACGGCGCCCCCTTGCGCCTAGCTCGGAGAGAAGCGCAGGGAAGTCTGTCACGCCCTCCGCACCAGATAAGGCGTCAGCCAACTCCTCGATGGCCCCGGCGAGGTCGCCGGAACCCAGTTCAAGCCGGAAGACCGCCTCCGAAAGAACTTTAGAGATCGTCATGGTCCCAGTAACAAGGTCAGGAAAGAATAACGACCGGAAATAATATCCCTTTTCTCTTGGGCATGCACGGGATTTGCCCCATCGCAAACTTGAAGCGGAATTATACCATAATCCCTAAAATGTCGGAGGTATGCTCCGGGCTAGCCGCCAGAAGTACAGCCCCCGTCACGGCGCGGTGGACCTCCAGGTTGAGGGGGCCCGGCACCAACTCGCCATCCTCTGCCAGGGGAGCGATCGCCTCAGCTGCGGCAATCTTCATGGCTGAAGTGATGGTCTGGGCTCGGGCCAGGAGCGCCCCTTTGAAGAGACCCGGGAACCCAAGCACGTTATTGACCGACTTGCCGTCGGCGGCGAACCGGGCCCCGGCGTCCAGGGCCTCGTCGGGCTCGATTTCCGGAACGGGATTGGTCAGGGCCATAATGACCTGACCGGGGCGAATATCGGCGGGCTTAATCAGCCCCGCCTTCCCTGTGGTAGCGACAACAATCTCGGCCTCGGCCATGACGGCTTCGTAGGTTCGTCCGGCGCCTCCGAGGAGCTCGAATCGCTCTACTGCCGCAGGTTCAATGTCCGTGCCGATTAGTTTTTTGACCCCGTAAGCTGAAAGAATGGTCGCAATTCCGGTCCCCGCCGCACCAAGACCTATCTGGCCGACGATGGCCTCGCTCAACTTTATCCCCGTATAACGGCATGCGTTGATTAGGGCTGCCAGCACCACGACGGCCGTGCCGTGCTGGTCGTCGTGCATAACGGGGATGGGCAGCCGCCGCTGCAGCTCCTCCTCGATGATGAAGCACTCAGGGGCGCGGATGTCCTCCAGGTTGATGGCGCCGAAAGTCGGGGCGATGGCGACGACCGTCTCAATGACCACCTGGGGGTCGTGGGAATCGACTAGGATGGGCACCCCGGAGAGGCCCACCAGCTTATCGAGAAGGACCGATTTCCCTTCCATGACGGGCATGCCCGCTACCGGGCCGATGTCGCCAAGCCCTAGGATGGCCGTCCCGTTGGTCACAATCGCCACGGTCGATGGTATTGTGGTGTAGTCCCGGGCAAGCTCCGGATCGTCTTTAATCGCCTGGCAGACACGGGCGACCCCCGGGGTATAGATGTCACGAAGGTCCTCGGGGGAGTCCACTGGCACGGTGCTTCTCGTATGAATCTTGCCAGCCTGGTGGCGGTCGAAGACCCGGTCTTTTACGGCCAGCAGTTCAACCCCTTCCAGGGTCTGGATCAAAACCAGCAGATCCTTGAGCTGTTCTTGATCCTTGACGAGCACGGTGATATCTCGTGTAAGGTAGTCTCTCCCCATGCGAAGGACCTTGATGTCGCCGATGAGTCCACCCGCCTCGCCGATTTGCACACCCAACTGGCCCAGCAGGCCTGGGATGTTGCGGATCTTTACCGTGATGACTTTATGATGCTCCATAAACGATCCACCCGTTGCTGACCATCCCCGGAGGGATAGGACCAAACCAAGTCTTTGATATTACCACGAGACGGTCGGTGAAAGCTACATTCTAAAAGACCGATGTGAAAATGGGATGTTATCGTGGAACGAGAGAGCGGCTTGCTCGGAAGATTTCGTCGAAGAGGGGCGACAGCGTGGATGGCCCCCCTCGCTGGACGAATGTCAATTGGAGGAGACTTCTTGGAGTTTATCGACTCGGGACTGCCGCATCGACATCTGGAAGACGCTTTGGATTGTCCGTTCTCGGTCGGCCTCCCGGATGTGGGTGAACTCTATGGCAACTGACCAGCCTGTTTCCTTCTCTTTTACCCGGAGGACGCGGCCGGCGCAATGGATACGGGCCTCCCCTGAATCTGGAAGCTCGAAGGACACCTCCACGAGCGAGGAGACCTCAGGGGCTTCGTCGCACGAAAACTTGAGCCCACCGCCGCCGACATCGACGAGGCGACCCTCGATCCCCTTCCAGTCTCTCCTGCCCCTGGAGTTGAGACTGCCGCGTTTGGCCTTGTTGAGGGCCCCCCGGTAGTAGAGGGGCATAGGGCGGATGACATCCTCGCGGAGCTCGCCACCCAGCCGGTTGTGCTCACCCTCGGTGATGACTCGATAGGAGACCGATAGGGAGAGCTCTGCCCTCAGGTACTCCCGCTGATAGTGGACCTCTTGGTCCTGAGAGGGTTGCGCTCCGATGGCTCTTCTCCTTCTTGCAATTCACCCCGGCTCCCCCGCTTTCTTATCGAACGGCGACGGATGTCGGAGACGTTTTTGCTACCCACTCGGACAGGCATCCCTCCTCGCAAGAAGGACCCGCACCGTTGTTGCTTATTCATTAAATCGGGGGGTACGAGCGAGAGTTTAGAAAAATCTCCAACTTAATGAAATGGTTTCAGTAACCAGGAACTTTGGAGATTCCCTGGCACCACCATTTTGTAAACAATCCCTGCCTGGTCGGGTGGAATGTTCAACCCGTAGATGCTCCATGCGTAGGAAGAGCGCTTCCGGGGTAGAGCCTGTCCTGGATGGGGATATGGCGTATGGGCCAGGTGGTGGGGCGCCTGAGCTGATGCCGGTCGATACGCACGCGGGCCCAGGGCATACGGCTCCCTTGTGCGGAGCCTTTGCGCCTCCGGCCCCCTGCGCTATAATGGGTTCGAAATGCCAAGAGGAGGTCGAACCATGTCAGACTCCGCTTCGTCGGAGCGCTGGAGCCTGCAATGCCCATGTTGCCAGGCCATGCTGACCATTGACCGGGACACCGGCGCCATCCTCCACACCGAGCCCTTCAAGACGACCGACGCACCGGAGAGCCTGAGCTCGGCGGTCGAGGCCCTCAAAGCCCAAAAGCAGGCCCGCCGAGAGCGGGTCCGACAGCGGACCGAGGAGGAAAAGCACCGCAAGGAGATTTTGGCCAAAAAGGTGGAGGAGGCCCGCAAGCAGGTGAAGGACTTGGAAGGGCCTCCGCCCCGGCCCTTTGACTTCGAATAAAACCCAGATTCCGCTGGCCCGTCCGAGGAAAGAACTATGAACCTACGGAGAGAAATCTTCCGCCTCAATTTCAAGAGGGGGGTGGAGCCAGTCCCAGCAGAGATCACCGGCCCTATCGTCGGGATGTTTCTCCTCACCCGCTACAGCTACGAGATCATCTGGCTGGAGGAGGAGGAGGCTGAGGCGGCCACCCCGCCGAAGCCTAAGGCCCGGAAGAGCAAGTAGCCGAGCGCAAGCCCACAGGATAACACCGTTCCCTCGGGAAAGGACTATCCCTGGTCGGAAGGCTCCCTTTGGCGCTCAGGGCACCAGAAGCACTTTGCCCGCTGTCTGGCGGCCCTCCAGCGCGCGGTGTGCCTCAGCGGCCTCGCTCAAAGGGTAGGTCCTATCAATCCTGAGCCGCAGCTCCCCCGTCGCAACCCAGTGGAGCACATCGCCCGCCCGCTCTAGCAGCTCGCCGCGATCGGCCGCGTAGTGCGCCAGGCCCGGCCGCGTGAGGAAGAGCGATCCCCCCCCGGCCGCCAGGACCGAAGGGTCGATGGGAGGGACGGGTCCGCTCGACTGCCCGAAGAGCGCAAGGAGGCCTCGCGGCCTGAGGCAGGCGAGGCTTTGGTCGAAGGTCGCCTGGCCCACCGAGTCGTAGACGACGTGAACACCCCGGCCGTCGGTCAGCCTGAGCGTTTCCTCGGCGAAGTCGCCCTCCGTATAGAGGATCACGGCGTCGGCCCCTGCCTCGCGCGCCAGGCGGGCCTTCT
This Nitrospinota bacterium DNA region includes the following protein-coding sequences:
- a CDS encoding SOS response-associated peptidase, which produces MCGRYTLATPTEALAELFQLQTALPSLRPRYNIAPTQPVAVVRRSTEDEREMVIMHWGLIPSWAKEPDIGNRLINARSETVSEKPSFRSAFKRRRCLVPTDGFYEWQRLNKRKQPHYIRMGDGEPFAFAGLWERWDGQDETVIESCTILTTEANAFVRPIHNRMPVIVEPGDYDLWLETEPDRTGALTRLMRPYSGDRLTAFSISTWVNNPKNDDARCVEPIEQPKD
- a CDS encoding NAD-dependent malic enzyme; this translates as MEHHKVITVKIRNIPGLLGQLGVQIGEAGGLIGDIKVLRMGRDYLTRDITVLVKDQEQLKDLLVLIQTLEGVELLAVKDRVFDRHQAGKIHTRSTVPVDSPEDLRDIYTPGVARVCQAIKDDPELARDYTTIPSTVAIVTNGTAILGLGDIGPVAGMPVMEGKSVLLDKLVGLSGVPILVDSHDPQVVIETVVAIAPTFGAINLEDIRAPECFIIEEELQRRLPIPVMHDDQHGTAVVVLAALINACRYTGIKLSEAIVGQIGLGAAGTGIATILSAYGVKKLIGTDIEPAAVERFELLGGAGRTYEAVMAEAEIVVATTGKAGLIKPADIRPGQVIMALTNPVPEIEPDEALDAGARFAADGKSVNNVLGFPGLFKGALLARAQTITSAMKIAAAEAIAPLAEDGELVPGPLNLEVHRAVTGAVLLAASPEHTSDILGIMV
- a CDS encoding PilZ domain-containing protein, coding for MPLYYRGALNKAKRGSLNSRGRRDWKGIEGRLVDVGGGGLKFSCDEAPEVSSLVEVSFELPDSGEARIHCAGRVLRVKEKETGWSVAIEFTHIREADRERTIQSVFQMSMRQSRVDKLQEVSSN
- a CDS encoding PTS sugar transporter subunit IIA — encoded protein: MTISKVLSEAVFRLELGSGDLAGAIEELADALSGAEGVTDFPALLSELGARGRRASMVGEGEAAIVHAFSPAVDRPCLALGRSPAGIAVDSPAGPLVHFVCILLVPPGKRRAGFRLLNGLVVLLREPMVRTQLLLAETPEEALAICRETDGSRWATTVVWLKERLAAALRPSAAAGIASGDKA